Within Cellulophaga sp. L1A9, the genomic segment TTAAATCTCCACGTTCCTTTCTTAAAAATAAGGGCAATTGAAAACGTATTCCTCCTTTATAATAATCTGTTTGAAGGGAATTTAAATACTCCGGTGTCTCCGTCAAAAAATTATACTCAATTTCTATTTTTGGCAATAACTTATTCGCTTTCAAGTTTTTATCTACTCGCAAACCGTCCATTTTATAGGTCAGCGATTTTAATTTAGGATGATTTTCTATCGTAAAGCTATCTAATGGAACCCCATTAATCCCTAAGACTTCATTAATGTCTTCTGCAATATTAGCATCAGGAATAATATTTTCTTGAAGCTCGATAGGCACATCGTCTAACCATAGAAAACTAGAAAGTTCTAATGATTTTTGCATCAACCTTACTTTTGCTTGTTCTAAATTTAAGGCCCTATCCTGTAATGTAATCGTTGCCTCCACAGTATCAATTGCTGCTACCTGACCAGAATATGCACTTTTTTTCACCCCATCTAAACGAATAGCTGCATTGGATAAAAAACTATCAAATATTTTATTTTCATTGTACGCCTGCAACCAATCAAAATATGCTTGTGCAGCGTCAAACAACACTTGATTCACCAAAATATCTCGGTCTGCTTTTGATTGTTCTCTAAAATACTTGGCTTTTTTCAAGGTTGCCATTCGGTCATTAATCCAAAGTCCTTGACCTAGAGACATACTTACCCCTGCACTGTATAAACCATCATCCGGAACAGTAGCTTCCGGATTCAAATACACCCCTTCATTCTGCTCAAAAGCCCCTTTAAAATTAACACCATACCAGGTAGGGATTTTAAATACAGCATTTAATTTTTCGTAATATTCTGTACCTTTAAACTGTTTGGCTCCGTAATCTACCTCAATTTTAGGATCAAAACCTCCTCTAGCCTTTAACAGCTTTGCTTGCCCCATATCTAAAGTTAGTGCCGCCTGTTTTGCTATAGGATGATACTTCTTCACATACCCTAAATACTCTTTAAAATCAAGAACAGTAGCATCTATATCTTGCGCACTTAAACCATAGCTAAAGAGCAATACACTATAAAAAAGAATTTTTTTCATTATTTCTTATCCTTAGTTGCTGTTGCGTTTGGCTGATAATAGTTAGGCGGGAATCCATTCAATTGTCGCCATAACTCATACCAAATTGGCACGTCTTCTAATAAGGCAATAGTACTTGCCCCAGACCCCACACGAATCTCTTTTGGCCACGCTTGATCTTCGGGGTCTTGTGCTAAGAGCACGCGGTATTTTCCATTGGGACTAATAAATGTCTCTACAGCCACCACAATACCTCCATAGGTACCATAAGACGCATTGGGCCAACCACTAAAAACAATAGAAGGCCACCCATCAAACTCAATACGCACTTTCTCGCCCTTATGAATTAGAGGCAGATCTAAAGGCGCCACAAACATCTCTACAGCTTTATCATAAACAGAAGGCATAATCCCTACCAACTTATCCCCTTCTTTAAAAGTTTCACCTATACCTGCCTGAATTGCTTTATTTATGTACCCACTTAGTGGTGCTTTTATATAGTACATATCATTACGCATTTCATAATTGGTAAATTGATTTTCTAGTTTAGTTACTTGCGCCTGTGAATCATATTGACCCGATTGCGCCGTATACATATCACTCTGCGCTTTAGAAATCTTATCAGTATACGCTGCTTGCACACTATTTACCTCTACAGAAGCATTTAGAATCTCATTCCTACTCGCTAACAATTTATTCTCTTGAGAAATTAATTTAGCCTGCGTTTCCTGCAACTTTAATCTTTTTTCTTCAACATCGGTAACCGCTTTTAGTCCCTCTTCTTGTAACTGTGCGGTACGCTCATATTGCCGTACAGCAATTTCTAAATTGGTAGTTGCTGCCTGTAAATCTATACTATCACTCTGCACCTTTAATTTAGACTGCAACAACTTATTTTTAGCTTGCTCCAATTTAAAACCGCGCTCCGTAACCAATGCACCAATTTGATTATTCAATGCTTTTACTTTGCCTTCATAGGAAACTACAGACATTTCCTTGGCCTTAATTTGATCTCCCGTTCGCTCTACTAATTTTGGATCAAAATATTCGTTTTTTATTTCCGAAATGAACAGAATAGTATCTCCTTTATTTACAAAATCGCCTTCTTGAACATACCATTTTTCTATACGCCCAGGAATTGGAGATTGGATGGTTTGTGGGCGCTGATCTGGCCTTAAAGTCGTCAATAATCCTTTACCACGAACATTCTGCGTCCATGGTAGAAACAACACAATAACTCCAAATAAGGCAGACCCAATTAAAAATCTATTGAAATACTTGTAATGTCTCTTATGAAAAACGCGACGTGTAGCCTTATAGATTCCAAGATCTACCGTTTTATTTAATACGTTATTAGATATATTAAGCATAAGTCTCTTTAATTTGTACTAACAATTTTTCCATTTTCAAGCGTAATCATTCTATCTACACGGCTCAACCATTTAACATCATGACTCACAACAACAACAACAGACCAAGGATTACTTTTATCGGTTAGAAAATCCATTATTTTAAGCGCTTCTATTTCATCCAATTGGTCCAAAGGCTCTTTTAAAATTAATAATTTTGGTTTTCTAACAATAGCCCTTGCCAACACTATTTTCTTTGCCACATTATGGGGTATTTGCTGCCCTTCTGGGAATAAGATGGTATGAATACCTTTTGGCTGTTCTTTTACAAATTTGGTAAGTCCCGTATTCTCAATAGCCCAATATAAATCTTTTTGAGAAATTGCTTCATCACCAAAAGTGATATTATCTAAAATAGTACCCTCAAACGGACTTTCCTCTGTTAGCGATTGCCCTATAAAGTTTCTATAGTGATTTGGCAGAATATTATCTAAAGAAATATTATTTGCATAAACAGCACCTTCCGTTGGATGAATTAATCCTGAGATTAATCGCAACAATGTTGTTTTTCCAGATCCATTTGCCCCCATTAACAGCGTAGTGCTTTTTGGAATAAATGTTAAGGATACGTCGTCTATTACCTTATGTGTAGCACCCTGAGGAATATAGCTTACTTCCGAAATCTCTATGGTCAATTCTGATGATACCGTTAAGGGGGTTTCACCATCTTGAGATTCTAATTCTTTATCTACCACTTGCCCTAACTTTTCAAGAGAAGTCAATAAATCATATACCGTTTCTAGACCTTTTATTAATTTTTCTACAGAGGTAATGACTAATAAAATAATGATCTCTGCCGCAACAAATTGCCCAATATTCATCTCTTGGTTTAGCACTAAGAGCCCTCCTATAAGCAATAAACCAGCGGTTACCAAAACTTTAAAGCCAATCATTTGAATGAACTGAATGACCAAAACCCTAAAGTGACTTTCGCGCGCATCTAGGTATTCTCCCACCAAGGTATCATTCTTTCGTAAGGCGTGATTGGTTTCTCCAGAAAGTTTAAAACTCACTAAAGAACGTGCTACCTCTTGTAGCCAATGGGCCACTTTATACTTGTATTTAGATTCTGCCAAGCTAGTTTCTAGGCCTTTTCTAGCGGTAAATTTAAACACAACGTAGATAAGGATTAAAAGCAATAAGCCATACAATATAAAGAATGGGTGATAAAAAGAGAGCAATAGAAGGCCGAAGATTATCTGCAGCAATGCCGCAGGAAAATCTAACAAGACCTTCGCTAAAGATTTCTGAACGTTTATAGTATCAAAAAATCTATTGGCCAATTCTGGAGGATAATAATCCCTCAATTCACTCATCTTAATTTTTGGAAAACGATACGCAAACTCAAATGAAGCTCTCGTAAATATTTTTTGCTGTACATTCTCTATAATCCTAATTTGCATTAATTGCAGTAAGCCCCCAAAAGCAACACCCCCGGTTACCAAAACTACAAGAACAATCCAAGAGGTACTTATCTGTGCTCCTTGAATTAAATTGATAATAGCCTGAATCCCTAATGGAAGTGTTAAGTTGACGATACCTGCAAAAATTGCGTAATAGAATGTTTGTAGAATGTCTCGCTTATCAAGTTTTAATAATCCTATTAAACGTTGCCAAGCGGTAAGTGCATTTTTAGACATTTTTGGTTGGTGCTAAGGTTTTAAATACTAATTCTAAAAAATAGTTGGTGGGAGATTTAGGATCATGACAATCCGTAAGCGTCGGGAAATGATCTTTTAAAAAAAACTGATGTAAAGAGCCCTCTAGTATGGTACTTGCAAGACTAGAAGAATACCCATACGCCGGATTTACGGCTTTGATCATATCAGACAAACGCATAATTAGCCGCTTGTAAATTGTAAAATAACCTTCCTTATTTTCTCCATCGACTTCTTTTGTTAAATACGATTTGGAATACTCATTTATAACAATCTTACTTAAGACAACCTCATCAATATGTGAAAAATGAGAATCTTGCTCAATGGTCTTCGCTAGTACTTCTATGGCTTTTTTAAGTTTATCTGATGAATCTGATATACTATTCGTAGAAAAAACCAATTGATATTCTAGCCAACCCCAATACCAAGAAGCTAAATACAACAACAACTTATGTTTGTTTTCAAAATATCTATAAATAGAACTTTCATTAGACCCAATAACTTCACCTAATTTTTTAAAGGTAAATTTCTCAAAACCTATTTCATGAATCATTAAAATGCTATGCTCAATAATTTTCTTTCCCAACCCAGATGACTCAGGGTCTTTAATATAGATTTTATTATTTATTGCAATTTTTACCGATTGTAAAAGCCTATCCATCTCTAATTATTTAAGTACACTTGCGAATATAATAGTATTACTATCAACATACAATAGTTTAACAATTTTTAACGAAAGTATAACTAACTAATACTACACTTATTTTTTAAATTTGACTTTACAATTTAAACCTTAAAACATATGAAACAGCTCCTAGTTTTTGTTTTCCTTGCGATATATTCTATAGGTGGACATAGTCAAGAAAAAGCAGTAAACCTTGAGAAAGGTACTGTATTAGTACTCTTAAACCCAAGAGGCGAAAATTACAAACACCTAGATTTTCCTAGAAAAAACCATATTATAAAAAGAGGCGCGATAGCAGATTTTAATAGCCTGGTTGGACTTAAATTAATCATTGAAGATTTTAAAGAAGTTAAAAACAAAAAACAAGTGACCACCTTAATTAGACAAGATGGGAAGCCCTTTTTTAGGTTCTTCAACTCCGTTAACGCAGACTTAGAGGAAGCAATAGAAAATGGAGAACTAAAGCTATATTCAGAATAAAAAAGCTTCATTTCAATTGCTAAACAAATTTCTCCTTTATCTTTAAGCATTGTTTTAATTTTAATATAAATTAATTTTTGATGGAAAAAAAACGCTGCGGATGGTGTAAAGGAGATGATTTATATGAAGCTTATCATGATTTAGAATGGGGTGTACCTGTGAAAGATGATCATCAACTTTTTGAATTTTTAATTCTAGAAACCTTTCAGGCCGGCCTAAGTTGGATTACAATATTGCGAAAAAGAGAAAATTTCAGGAAAGCTTTTGATTTTTTCGATTATAAAAAAATCGCTAAATATGATGCTGGTAAAATTGAAGAGTTATTACAAAATGCCGGAATTATACGAAACAAGCTTAAAATCAATGCAACGATTTCCAATGCCATTGCATTTATGAAAATTCAGGAAGAATTTGGAAGCTTTAGCAAGTACATCTGGAAATTTGTTGACCACAAGCCTGTTAAAAATACTGTAGAAAATTATAAATTAGCACCGGCAAATACCCCTTTATCAGATACCATAAGCAAAGACTTAAAAAAAAGAGGGTTCAAATTTGTGGGTAGCACGGTAATATATGCTCAAATGCAAGCTACAGGAATGGTAAATGATCACGAAACAACATGTTTTAGATATAATGAAGTATAAAATTTTAATCCTAATTTTACTTTGCAGCTATAGTACGCTTATGGCCCAAGTAAAACACGAACGCGAATTTCGCATCAAGAAAAAAGACTTTCCAACGGAAAGCTACGATTTAATAAAAAGCAAAGTCTCTGATGCAAAAAAGCTGAAGTTCTATAAAGAAATAGACAGCTTAAAAATTAGTTACGAAGCCAAATTTAAGAAAGATAAACTTTGGTACAGTATTGAGTTTAATGAAGAAGGCACCTTAGAGGATATTGAAATTACCATTAAAGAAATTGATGTCCCTAATGAAACTTACGAAAGAATCCAGAACTACCTTGGCACCAATTTTACCTCTTTTAAAATAAAAAAAATACAGCAACAATATGTTACCGAAGACCCTGTAGAAAAAACTTTTAAAAATGCATTCCAAAATTTGATGTTGCCCTCTGTAAACTATGAATTAATCATTGACGCTAAAAAAGAGAAGAACTACGACCAATTTGAAATACTCTTTAACTCAGAAGGGAACTATCTAAGCATTAGAAAATCTCTACCTCCTAATTATGATCATGTCTTATATTAAATTAAGCCTTTTTCTAATTGCTTTTTTTATTTTAAAACCTCTTCTCGCTCAAAATAACTTTACAGGATATATTGAACCTCAAATAGCTGTGAATCATAAATTCTCTTCTATATACGGTACTAATTTTTCTGTAGGCAGTAGAACTTATTTCTATAAAGAGAAAGGGATTGAACTACAAACACGGCAGTTAGATTTTGCTCATTTTTCAGAATTAAAAGTATCCAGCAATCAGAGTATTGCTTTAGGAATTCAATACCGATTTAGGGCTCCTTTTGAAACTGAAAAAGAAAACGAATTACGAATTACAGAACAATACAATCACACATTTAAACCAAGTGCCATAAGGTATGGCCTTAGAACACGTATTGAACAGCGAATCGCACCGTCATTAACTACACACAGGTTTAGATTTAGATGTGCTGCAGACATGCCCTTGAAAGGTGAAAAACTTGATATCGGGGAGCCCTATTTTATTCTCTCTACGGAAAGTTTATTAAGTATTGCGAAAACAAAAAAACCGAGTTACGATCAACGCTTTTCCTCGCAGGTTGGCTACAAATTAAGTACTTTTACAAAATTACAAATAGGTCTAGAATACAGAATAGAAGATTACAATAAAGCCTTAGCCCACGTACTTTTTATAAATTCTGCATTTGTGATCACCCTATAAAATTCTAATCTATTTTATTTCACTAAAAATGCAATACTAAAATATCCTTCTTATCAGGATAGTTGCCTTTGAGTATTTCTAGTTTTTCTTTTGCCTCCTCACAGTGTAAAAAATCTATTTGACAAGAACGCACTAAAGCTTTAGTTAATTGATAATTGGCTTCATACTTTTCCGGAAATAATTCTTGAGCTTTTCTATATTGAAAAATAGCATTATTGAATTTGTTTTTATTGAACCATACATCGCCATCACTCTTATAAAAATCATACTGTTGCGACATTACATCGGCCTTCAGTTTTAAATTGTTCGATTTGATCGTATTTTCGTTTGCTAAGAATGCGGAAATTAGATAGGCGAAAAGCGTTAACAATGGCACCAAAATAGCAAGGGATAAAAGCAAATTTTTTCTTTTATCTTTATTACGGTTTTCGAGAACAAGCTTCCTTACGCTTCGAAGTTCTTCAGGGCTTAGTTTTTTTAGAGCGATAAAACCCCCAGCAGCCCTAGAGTACTCAATTTTTGTATTTGAAAATGTTCGTTTAGAGGAGAACCTGTTGGTTTTACGCAATAATTTGATATTATTACGATGCATTTGAGCCATTCCCGCGCCACTTCCACCACCAAACATAGTTTTGCTTTTCCTTATTGGTATCAAATACTACAGAAAAGTTACATTTTACCTGTTACAATAACTTAATAAAATCTTCTCTAGCAATTTCTTCTGCACCTAAACTCTCAAGGTGCTCCGTGTACACTTGGCAATCTATTAACTTATAATCTTTACGTGCTAACTCTTTTGCCAAACTGATAAAGGCGAATTTAGAGGCGTTACTCACTAGACTAAACATGCTTTCTCCACAAAAAATATGGCCTAAATCTATACCATACAATCCCCCTACTAAAGTATCATTTTCCCAAACTTCATAGGATTGCGCTATGCCTTTTTTGTGAAGTTCCAAATAGGCTTCTTTCATGTTCTCGGTAATCCAAGTACCGTCTTGATCCTTTCTATTTACCATAGAACAATACTCAAGAACTGTTTTAAAATCAACATTTTTGGTAAGTGTAAACTGATTATCTCTAATCACCTTACGCATACTTTTAGACACCTTAACTTTCTCTGGGAACAATACCATTCTAGGATCAGGACTCCACCATAGAATTAAGGAATCCTCATTAAACCAAGGGAAAATGCCACTTTTATAAGCCAGTAATAAGCGTTCCGGAGAAAGGTCTCCCCCAGCCGCAAGCAAACCTTCATAATTAGCTTCTGAAACATCGGGAAAGTTTAACTCCTCAGAAAGAAAAATCATGGGCTTATAAATTAATTTTTTATTCAACTATTTTTTAACCTTAAAATACATCAAACTAAATAAAAACAAAAGACCTATTTAGTAAAAAACTAAACAGGTCTTCCGTACTCTTTATTTATAAATTTAAAAAGGTAAATCGTCGTGATCTTCTTCATTTAAATCATCTGCTGGCTGAAAAGAATCCATCGGTGGTGCTGGAGGAATTCCTGCACTTGAATTTGATGCCGCTGGTTGAGAACTTTCAATTCTCCAACCCTGAATAGAGTTAAAGTATTTAGTTTCTCCTTGTGGATTAACCCATTCTCTACCACGTAAATTAATTCCAATTTTTATAGGTTGTCCAACACTTACGCTGTTCAATAAGTCACACTTATCTTGAACAAACTCTACCATAATATGTTGCGGATATTGCTCTTCTGTAGTAACGACAATCTCTCTTTTTCTAAATCCGTTATTTCCAAAGGTTTGAGTTTCCCCAACCATTTTCACTTTTCCTTCTACTTCCATTTTCTCTTAATTTGATAATAATACTTTCCAAGCGGAAAGTACGTCATTTTTATGTAAATATTCCTGTGCTTTACTATGAATTAATTTTTTATCATCTGCACTTATGATCACTCGTAGTTCCACGTTTGATGCCAAAAACTCTTGAACTTCTTTTTCTGTGGGTATTTCTTCAACGTTCCCTAACCTACCCAAATCATTTCCTGTTAACACAGTACTAGAACGTATTTCTACAGGTATTGCATCAACACCTATTCCTAGCGAAGATAATGGTTTAGGCACTTCAAACAAACCTTCGTTAGCTCTGCTATACCAATTACCACCCATTCTAGCAACTAAATCTATTTTTCGTTGATCTATAGCTCCATTTTCATCTAAAATTGCCTTGTCTATATGTACTTTAACTACTTCGGAAAAGATTAAATTTCCTGCGCCACCATTTTCACCTAATGCCTCAACTTTAATGACTTTACACTCAAATTGTACAGGAGATTCGGCAACCCTAAAGGGTTTAATTATATCCGAAGGTAGCATGCTCAATCCTGCTTTTTTAAATTCATTTTCTCCAGCTGGATACTCCGTACTAGAAAGCGACATTTGCTGTACAATATCAAAATTAACAACATTAATTACCACTTCTTTAGTCTGCAAACAGTTTTCTAATGTATGCTTTGTGGTATTATCACGAACCCTACGTGCAGGAGAAAAAATTAAAATTGGCGGATTTGCACTAAATACATTAAAAAAACTGAAAGGTGCTAGATTAGGCTTTCCATTTTCATCCATTGTACTTGCAAAAGCAATAGGCCTAGGACCTACAGCCCCCAACAAATAGCCATGTAATTTTGCCGTTGTTACCTCATCTGGTTGTATGGAAATCATTTCTCGCATCGTCCTGCAAAAATACATAAATTAAGGTCAAATATGAAAATAACAACTTATCAAATAGATAGAATAACTTTTGACATTTTACGTTATATTGTAAGCACTATAAGCATTTGTTTGAATGAACTTCAACCCTGAAAAGAAAACTATTACTATAATTCTACAAATAACCTCTTTTGTTATTGTGAGTCTTATACTTTGGAACACGAATAGTTTTTTCAAAAAATTTAAAGAGGAAGAACGCAATAAGGTAGAAATTTGGGCCAGCGCCTTAGTAGAATTACAATCCTTACCTGCTGATGCAGATCCAGGAAATCTACCCTTGAAAATATTTCAAAACAACACCACGACTCCCATGATTTTAATGAACAGGGATGGCGCCATTAAAGTAAGCAATATGCCTAAAGAAATTGCGGCAGACACAGCATTGATTCAGAAAAAAATAGCAAAATTTGAAGGAGAAAACAGTCCAATAAAAATAGACTACAAAGGTGAGGAACTTGCAACTTTATATTATGGTAATTCAGATGTATTAAATAAATTAAAATATTATCCCATTGCCTTGCTGTTAATCATCTTTCTTTTTGGTGCCGTAATCTATTTCTTTTTTAAAACGAATAAATCATCAGAACAGAATAAACTTTGGGCAGGTATGGCTAAAGAAACTGCGCACCAAATAGGAACGCCATTAACCTCTCTCCTAGGCTGGAATGAACTTTTAAAAGCAGAAAACATAAATCCGAGTATCACGGAAGAGATTGAAAAAGACATCTCTAGACTAGAAACTATTACAGAGCGATTTTCTAAAATAGGCTCCTTGCCAATTTTAGCAGAACACGATATTGTTACAGAAACCAAAAATGCATTTGATTATCTAAAATTAAGAAGTTCTAAATTAAT encodes:
- a CDS encoding TolC family protein — protein: MKKILFYSVLLFSYGLSAQDIDATVLDFKEYLGYVKKYHPIAKQAALTLDMGQAKLLKARGGFDPKIEVDYGAKQFKGTEYYEKLNAVFKIPTWYGVNFKGAFEQNEGVYLNPEATVPDDGLYSAGVSMSLGQGLWINDRMATLKKAKYFREQSKADRDILVNQVLFDAAQAYFDWLQAYNENKIFDSFLSNAAIRLDGVKKSAYSGQVAAIDTVEATITLQDRALNLEQAKVRLMQKSLELSSFLWLDDVPIELQENIIPDANIAEDINEVLGINGVPLDSFTIENHPKLKSLTYKMDGLRVDKNLKANKLLPKIEIEYNFLTETPEYLNSLQTDYYKGGIRFQLPLFLRKERGDLKLAKFKLQDAKYELDNAEIVIKNKVIAMYRELASFEKQNLLIGTMVQNYEILLAAEERKFSFGESSLFLINSRENKLIESRLKQNSVQNKFFVTKAKLFNSLALNPKDL
- a CDS encoding HlyD family secretion protein — translated: MLNISNNVLNKTVDLGIYKATRRVFHKRHYKYFNRFLIGSALFGVIVLFLPWTQNVRGKGLLTTLRPDQRPQTIQSPIPGRIEKWYVQEGDFVNKGDTILFISEIKNEYFDPKLVERTGDQIKAKEMSVVSYEGKVKALNNQIGALVTERGFKLEQAKNKLLQSKLKVQSDSIDLQAATTNLEIAVRQYERTAQLQEEGLKAVTDVEEKRLKLQETQAKLISQENKLLASRNEILNASVEVNSVQAAYTDKISKAQSDMYTAQSGQYDSQAQVTKLENQFTNYEMRNDMYYIKAPLSGYINKAIQAGIGETFKEGDKLVGIMPSVYDKAVEMFVAPLDLPLIHKGEKVRIEFDGWPSIVFSGWPNASYGTYGGIVVAVETFISPNGKYRVLLAQDPEDQAWPKEIRVGSGASTIALLEDVPIWYELWRQLNGFPPNYYQPNATATKDKK
- a CDS encoding peptidase domain-containing ABC transporter, with product MSKNALTAWQRLIGLLKLDKRDILQTFYYAIFAGIVNLTLPLGIQAIINLIQGAQISTSWIVLVVLVTGGVAFGGLLQLMQIRIIENVQQKIFTRASFEFAYRFPKIKMSELRDYYPPELANRFFDTINVQKSLAKVLLDFPAALLQIIFGLLLLSFYHPFFILYGLLLLILIYVVFKFTARKGLETSLAESKYKYKVAHWLQEVARSLVSFKLSGETNHALRKNDTLVGEYLDARESHFRVLVIQFIQMIGFKVLVTAGLLLIGGLLVLNQEMNIGQFVAAEIIILLVITSVEKLIKGLETVYDLLTSLEKLGQVVDKELESQDGETPLTVSSELTIEISEVSYIPQGATHKVIDDVSLTFIPKSTTLLMGANGSGKTTLLRLISGLIHPTEGAVYANNISLDNILPNHYRNFIGQSLTEESPFEGTILDNITFGDEAISQKDLYWAIENTGLTKFVKEQPKGIHTILFPEGQQIPHNVAKKIVLARAIVRKPKLLILKEPLDQLDEIEALKIMDFLTDKSNPWSVVVVVSHDVKWLSRVDRMITLENGKIVSTN
- a CDS encoding TetR/AcrR family transcriptional regulator, giving the protein MDRLLQSVKIAINNKIYIKDPESSGLGKKIIEHSILMIHEIGFEKFTFKKLGEVIGSNESSIYRYFENKHKLLLYLASWYWGWLEYQLVFSTNSISDSSDKLKKAIEVLAKTIEQDSHFSHIDEVVLSKIVINEYSKSYLTKEVDGENKEGYFTIYKRLIMRLSDMIKAVNPAYGYSSSLASTILEGSLHQFFLKDHFPTLTDCHDPKSPTNYFLELVFKTLAPTKNV
- a CDS encoding DNA-3-methyladenine glycosylase I; translation: MEKKRCGWCKGDDLYEAYHDLEWGVPVKDDHQLFEFLILETFQAGLSWITILRKRENFRKAFDFFDYKKIAKYDAGKIEELLQNAGIIRNKLKINATISNAIAFMKIQEEFGSFSKYIWKFVDHKPVKNTVENYKLAPANTPLSDTISKDLKKRGFKFVGSTVIYAQMQATGMVNDHETTCFRYNEV
- a CDS encoding DUF2490 domain-containing protein; this encodes MSYIKLSLFLIAFFILKPLLAQNNFTGYIEPQIAVNHKFSSIYGTNFSVGSRTYFYKEKGIELQTRQLDFAHFSELKVSSNQSIALGIQYRFRAPFETEKENELRITEQYNHTFKPSAIRYGLRTRIEQRIAPSLTTHRFRFRCAADMPLKGEKLDIGEPYFILSTESLLSIAKTKKPSYDQRFSSQVGYKLSTFTKLQIGLEYRIEDYNKALAHVLFINSAFVITL
- the aat gene encoding leucyl/phenylalanyl-tRNA--protein transferase; the encoded protein is MIFLSEELNFPDVSEANYEGLLAAGGDLSPERLLLAYKSGIFPWFNEDSLILWWSPDPRMVLFPEKVKVSKSMRKVIRDNQFTLTKNVDFKTVLEYCSMVNRKDQDGTWITENMKEAYLELHKKGIAQSYEVWENDTLVGGLYGIDLGHIFCGESMFSLVSNASKFAFISLAKELARKDYKLIDCQVYTEHLESLGAEEIAREDFIKLL
- a CDS encoding DUF3127 domain-containing protein, producing the protein MEVEGKVKMVGETQTFGNNGFRKREIVVTTEEQYPQHIMVEFVQDKCDLLNSVSVGQPIKIGINLRGREWVNPQGETKYFNSIQGWRIESSQPAASNSSAGIPPAPPMDSFQPADDLNEEDHDDLPF
- a CDS encoding flavin reductase family protein; its protein translation is MISIQPDEVTTAKLHGYLLGAVGPRPIAFASTMDENGKPNLAPFSFFNVFSANPPILIFSPARRVRDNTTKHTLENCLQTKEVVINVVNFDIVQQMSLSSTEYPAGENEFKKAGLSMLPSDIIKPFRVAESPVQFECKVIKVEALGENGGAGNLIFSEVVKVHIDKAILDENGAIDQRKIDLVARMGGNWYSRANEGLFEVPKPLSSLGIGVDAIPVEIRSSTVLTGNDLGRLGNVEEIPTEKEVQEFLASNVELRVIISADDKKLIHSKAQEYLHKNDVLSAWKVLLSN
- a CDS encoding PAS domain-containing sensor histidine kinase; translated protein: MNFNPEKKTITIILQITSFVIVSLILWNTNSFFKKFKEEERNKVEIWASALVELQSLPADADPGNLPLKIFQNNTTTPMILMNRDGAIKVSNMPKEIAADTALIQKKIAKFEGENSPIKIDYKGEELATLYYGNSDVLNKLKYYPIALLLIIFLFGAVIYFFFKTNKSSEQNKLWAGMAKETAHQIGTPLTSLLGWNELLKAENINPSITEEIEKDISRLETITERFSKIGSLPILAEHDIVTETKNAFDYLKLRSSKLIHFSFSSKAENLPVLLNKSLFQWTIENLVKNGIDAMRGKGSISVEILKEGNNAVILVSDTGHGILKKDFNTIFNPGFTSKKRGWGLGLSLVKRIVEEYHQGKIKVLTSSKEGTIMKITFKLNS